In Methanobacterium sp. Maddingley MBC34, one genomic interval encodes:
- a CDS encoding tetratricopeptide repeat protein (PFAM: Tetratricopeptide repeat), translating to MNTEGAHYYIEKGIETWLDHKNYFEAIDLFSRALEFEPHNPDAHLLRGAVYVDVGDLHLALKDYNKALEYNPENIGLFFDKGTVLFYLGEYNKAIHSYEKFLSEEPHDVDALYFNGLAYHFLGQNKNAQKLIDDALSLIEKSDDLYPDLCNAKGEILFDLKSYPEAIDYFNKAAESDPTSFIALYNIGRAFYEMGKLEDALEYIESALKIEPKEWDILNYKGLILMDMGKNEEAILCFNKIIELHPIYFPAWYNKGVALKQLKRTEKALEHFEKAIKLLLEKKPGLTRGMCLKSLE from the coding sequence ATGAACACTGAAGGTGCTCACTATTACATTGAGAAGGGTATAGAAACATGGTTAGACCATAAAAACTATTTTGAAGCTATTGACCTTTTCTCCAGAGCATTGGAATTTGAACCACATAACCCTGATGCCCATCTTTTGAGGGGAGCAGTGTACGTTGATGTTGGAGACCTGCACCTGGCATTGAAGGATTATAACAAAGCTCTAGAATATAACCCTGAAAATATAGGATTATTTTTTGATAAAGGAACAGTATTGTTCTATCTGGGTGAATATAACAAGGCTATACATTCTTATGAAAAATTTCTCTCTGAAGAACCACACGATGTTGATGCACTCTATTTCAATGGTCTGGCCTACCATTTCCTAGGACAAAATAAAAACGCTCAGAAATTAATTGATGATGCACTGAGTTTGATTGAAAAATCTGATGATCTCTATCCTGATTTGTGTAATGCCAAGGGAGAAATACTTTTTGATCTAAAAAGTTACCCTGAGGCCATTGATTATTTCAACAAGGCTGCAGAATCAGATCCCACCTCCTTCATTGCCCTCTACAATATTGGGCGGGCATTCTATGAAATGGGAAAACTGGAAGATGCACTGGAATACATTGAATCTGCTTTAAAAATAGAGCCTAAAGAGTGGGACATCCTAAACTACAAAGGCCTTATACTGATGGATATGGGTAAAAATGAGGAAGCAATCCTCTGCTTTAATAAGATTATAGAATTGCATCCAATTTATTTCCCTGCATGGTACAATAAAGGAGTGGCCCTCAAACAACTAAAAAGAACTGAAAAAGCCCTGGAACACTTTGAAAAAGCAATTAAACTCCTGTTGGAGAAAAAACCAGGCCTTACCAGGGGTATGTGTTTGAAGAGTTTGGAGTGA